TTACAAGGAAACCCACAAAGAAGAGGAGTTTGTGTAAGAGTTTATACTACTACACCTAAAAAACCAAACTCAGCTTTAAGAAAAGTTGCCAGAGTTAAATTAACAAATGGAATCGAGGTTACTTGTTACATACCAGGTGAAGGACACAATTTACAAGAACATTCAATTGCACTTATAAGAGGTGGAAGAACAAAAGATTTACCAGGAGTTAGATACAAAATTATTAGAGGAGCTCTAGATACAGCAGGAGTTAATAATAGAAAACAATCAAGATCTAAATATGGTGTAAAAAAAGCATAATAATTTATAAAAATTAAGGAGGTGAACAGTTTAATATGTCAAGAAGAAGAGCAGCAGTAAAAAGAGATGTATTACCTGATTCTAGATATAACGATAAGGTAGTAACTAAAACTATAAATGCATTAATGGTAGATGGTAAAAAATCTTTATCTGAATCTATATTTTATTCAGCAATGGATTTAATTAAAGAAAAAACTGGTAAAGAGGGGTACGACGTTTTCAAACAAGCAATGGAAAACATTAAACCTCAAGTTGAAGTAAGATCTAGAAGAATTGGTGGAGCAACTTATCAAGTTCCTACTGAAGTTAGATTGGAAAGACAACAAACTTTAGCATTAAGATGGTTAAAAGCTTTTACTAGAGCTAGAAAAGAATATGGTATGGTAGAAAAATTAGCAGCTGAATTAACTGCAGCAGCAAATAATGAAGGCGCAACTATGAAGAAAAAAGAAGATACTTATAGAATGGCTGAAGCTAACAGAGCTTTCGCACACTATAAATATTAATTTAGCGTAATTTTATATCAAGGAGGATTACTAAATGGCTAGACAAGTTTCATTAGACATGACTAGAAACATTGGTATAATGGCTCACATTGATGCTGGTAAAACTACTACTACAGAAAGAATTCTTTTCTATACAGGAGTTAACCATAACATCGGAGAAGTTCATGATGGAGCAGCAACTATGGACTGGATGGAGCAAGAGCAGGAAAGAGGTATTACTATAACTTCTGCTGCTACAACATGTTTCTGGAAAAAACACAGAATAAATATAATAGACACACCAGGACACGTGGACTTTACTGTTGAGGTTGAAAGATCTTTAAGAGTTCTTGATGGTGCTGTTGCAGTTTTCTCTGCAGTTGATGGTGTTCAACCACAATCTGAAACTGTTTGGAGACAAGCTGACAAATATGAAGTACCAAGAGTGGCTTTCTTTAATAAAATGGATAGAGTTGGAGCAGATTTTAAAATGTGCGTAAACGATATCAGAGAAAAATTAGGAGCTAACCCTGTTCCTCTTCAACTACCTATTGGTGCTGAAGAAAATTTTGAAGGAATTGTAGATTTGATCAAAATGAAAGAAATTGTTTATCTTGATGAAATCGGAGCTAATATTGAAGAAAGAGAAATTAGAGCTGAACTACTAGATGAAGCTACTCAAATGAGAGAAGAATTAGTAGAAGCTGTTGCTGAATGTGACGATGCTCTAATGGAAAAATACTTAGCTGAAGAAGAAATTTCAGTTGATGAAATTAAAGTTGCTTTAAGAGCAGGAACTATTGGAAACATTATCATTCCTGTACTTTGTGGAACTGCATTTAAAAATAAAGGAATTCAACCATTACTAGATGTAATAATTGATTTTATGCCTGCACCTACTCAAAAAGGTTGCATTGTTGGACATAATCCTAAAAACTTAGAAGAAGTTGTTAAATTGGAAATATCTGATGAAGCACCTTTCTCTGCTTTAGCTTTTAAAGTTATGACAGATCCTTTTGTAGGAAGATTAACTTTCTTTAGAGTTTACTCTGGAATAGCTAACAAAGGATCATATGTATTAAACTCTACTAAGGGTAAAAAAGAAAGAATGGGTAGACTTCTTCAAATGCACGCTAATAAAAGAGCAGAAGAAGATGTAGTTTATT
This genomic stretch from Fusobacterium sp. IOR10 harbors:
- the rpsL gene encoding 30S ribosomal protein S12 — encoded protein: MPTLNQLVKKGRQTLEETSKSPALQGNPQRRGVCVRVYTTTPKKPNSALRKVARVKLTNGIEVTCYIPGEGHNLQEHSIALIRGGRTKDLPGVRYKIIRGALDTAGVNNRKQSRSKYGVKKA
- the rpsG gene encoding 30S ribosomal protein S7; this encodes MSRRRAAVKRDVLPDSRYNDKVVTKTINALMVDGKKSLSESIFYSAMDLIKEKTGKEGYDVFKQAMENIKPQVEVRSRRIGGATYQVPTEVRLERQQTLALRWLKAFTRARKEYGMVEKLAAELTAAANNEGATMKKKEDTYRMAEANRAFAHYKY
- the fusA gene encoding elongation factor G, with protein sequence MARQVSLDMTRNIGIMAHIDAGKTTTTERILFYTGVNHNIGEVHDGAATMDWMEQEQERGITITSAATTCFWKKHRINIIDTPGHVDFTVEVERSLRVLDGAVAVFSAVDGVQPQSETVWRQADKYEVPRVAFFNKMDRVGADFKMCVNDIREKLGANPVPLQLPIGAEENFEGIVDLIKMKEIVYLDEIGANIEEREIRAELLDEATQMREELVEAVAECDDALMEKYLAEEEISVDEIKVALRAGTIGNIIIPVLCGTAFKNKGIQPLLDVIIDFMPAPTQKGCIVGHNPKNLEEVVKLEISDEAPFSALAFKVMTDPFVGRLTFFRVYSGIANKGSYVLNSTKGKKERMGRLLQMHANKRAEEDVVYCGDIAAVVGLKDTTTGDTLCSAESPIILEKMEFPEPVISVAVEPKTKADQEKMGIALAKLAEEDPTFRVKSDEETGQTIISGMGELHLDIIVDRMRREFNVESTVGKPQVAYRETITASTEKEVKYAKQSGGKGQYGHVKIKIEPIEDKDFEFVNAISGGSIPREYIPAVEKGCREALENGVVAGYPLVGVKVTLYDGSYHEVDSSEMAFKIAGSMAMKQGAALCKPAILEPLFKVEVTTPEEYMGDIIGDINSRRGMIGGMTDRNGAKIIDAKIPLSEMFGYATDLRSKSQGRANYAMEFEKYIQVPRTIQEAIKEERGR